A window of Candidatus Xiphinematobacter sp. Idaho Grape contains these coding sequences:
- a CDS encoding shikimate kinase translates to MWGALITQEGHVMQPGLALNNILLIGFMGSGKSSIGRRLAAFQRRRFVDTDKEVVDICGSAICTLFSLRGEEEFRSWESGVLHRLSSQQGMVLSTGGGIVLLEENRVLLRRMGIVVWLDAAADVLFERAMRSQERPLLQGKNPREKFNSLLDARRNLYRGLADLYVDSSRLSHEGAALKIVEGITGWKHKNPCHIPLTFSGGGGYTPLDLQGKLHTRSKIK, encoded by the coding sequence GTGTGGGGTGCTCTAATCACTCAGGAAGGTCACGTCATGCAACCTGGACTAGCATTGAACAACATTCTTCTTATCGGTTTTATGGGTTCAGGGAAGAGCTCAATAGGTAGGCGGCTTGCCGCCTTCCAGAGGAGGCGTTTTGTAGATACTGACAAGGAAGTTGTTGACATCTGTGGATCGGCCATTTGCACACTCTTCTCCCTGAGAGGAGAAGAGGAGTTCCGGAGCTGGGAGTCCGGTGTATTGCATCGCCTGTCTAGCCAGCAGGGCATGGTTCTGTCCACTGGAGGCGGAATAGTACTTCTGGAAGAGAATCGTGTTTTGCTGCGAAGGATGGGAATAGTAGTCTGGCTAGATGCCGCCGCAGATGTTCTTTTTGAGCGAGCTATGCGCTCCCAAGAGCGCCCCTTACTTCAGGGTAAGAACCCGCGGGAAAAATTCAATTCCCTCTTGGACGCACGGAGAAATTTATATCGCGGACTTGCGGATCTTTATGTCGATTCCTCCCGTTTAAGCCATGAAGGAGCCGCGCTAAAGATCGTAGAAGGCATTACTGGTTGGAAACACAAAAACCCTTGTCATATACCATTGACGTTTTCTGGAGGAGGAGGTTATACCCCATTGGACTTGCAAGGTAAGCTTCACACTAGGAGTAAAATAAAATGA
- the tpiA gene encoding triose-phosphate isomerase: MRKKIIAANWKMYMTVTETENFYRAFAAEIPQNNRFEILIAPPATALAKLSELNARASQRIRLAAQNMFYEESGAYTGEISPTMLRELFVRYVILGHSERRQIFGESDALVARKVRAALHYKLRPILCVGETREQREAGKEKEILERQLRVALQGVESSSLESIVVAYEPIWAIGAERSAVPEQTQQLHAFIRCVLTYLSNAAVAEKIPIQYGGSVNTGNVAEFLSQPDIDGALIGRASLEARKFADIIKAANKLS; the protein is encoded by the coding sequence ATGCGCAAGAAAATTATTGCCGCCAACTGGAAAATGTACATGACAGTGACAGAAACTGAGAATTTTTATCGCGCTTTTGCTGCTGAAATTCCGCAGAACAACCGATTCGAAATTCTCATTGCTCCTCCTGCTACAGCGTTGGCGAAACTCTCTGAGCTTAACGCTCGTGCTTCCCAAAGAATCCGGCTTGCTGCACAAAACATGTTTTATGAGGAATCTGGAGCTTACACTGGAGAAATTAGTCCTACGATGCTTAGGGAGCTGTTTGTCCGATACGTTATCCTGGGACACAGCGAACGTCGACAGATTTTTGGGGAAAGTGACGCCCTGGTTGCTAGAAAGGTCCGCGCGGCTTTACACTACAAATTACGTCCCATTCTTTGTGTCGGAGAAACACGTGAACAACGAGAAGCTGGGAAGGAAAAAGAAATTTTGGAACGGCAGTTACGTGTTGCTTTACAAGGAGTAGAATCTTCAAGCTTAGAAAGCATTGTTGTTGCTTACGAGCCTATTTGGGCTATTGGTGCAGAGAGGAGCGCAGTTCCAGAACAGACACAGCAGTTACATGCCTTCATCCGTTGCGTTCTCACTTACCTTTCCAATGCGGCTGTCGCTGAAAAAATTCCAATCCAATATGGAGGGAGCGTTAACACCGGCAATGTAGCCGAATTTCTCTCACAGCCAGACATTGATGGGGCACTTATTGGCAGGGCTAGTTTAGAAGCGCGTAAGTTCGCGGACATAATAAAAGCAGCTAACAAACTATCCTAG
- the gap gene encoding type I glyceraldehyde-3-phosphate dehydrogenase has protein sequence MINVGINGFGRIGRLVFRAILEQGLLGKTVQVVAINDLVAANNLAYLLKYDSTQGRFLGEVCSEKSSPVVRDDDVLIVGGHRIPCLSIKDGPSALPWGSLGADIIIESTGLFTEAMQARGHLDAGAGRVIISAPARGEDITIVMGVNHTKYDPKKHRIISNASCTTNCLAPLIHVLFQEDIGLEEGLLTTVHSYTATQKAVDSPSKRDWKGGRSAAINIIPATTGAAEAVAFVIPEVQGKLTGMAFRVPTPTVSVVDLTVRTSRETSYREICDAMRRASKTYLSGILATTSDEVVSSDFIHDTRSSIFDAGSGIELNSRFFKLISWYDNEWGYSNRCVDLLRHIGNVDSGGC, from the coding sequence ATGATAAACGTTGGTATCAACGGATTCGGTAGAATCGGTCGATTGGTTTTCCGGGCCATCCTGGAACAGGGACTGCTTGGAAAGACGGTTCAAGTAGTAGCTATCAATGACTTAGTAGCCGCTAACAATTTGGCTTACCTCCTCAAATACGACTCCACGCAGGGGAGATTTTTGGGTGAAGTATGTAGCGAAAAGTCATCCCCTGTTGTGAGGGACGATGACGTTTTAATCGTAGGGGGTCATAGGATACCGTGCTTATCCATCAAAGATGGGCCTTCTGCTCTCCCCTGGGGATCTCTAGGTGCGGATATTATTATCGAGAGCACTGGGTTGTTTACAGAAGCTATGCAGGCTAGAGGACACCTAGATGCTGGTGCCGGACGGGTGATTATCTCTGCCCCAGCTAGGGGGGAGGATATTACTATTGTAATGGGTGTTAACCACACAAAGTACGATCCTAAAAAACACCGCATTATCTCTAATGCCAGCTGTACTACCAATTGCCTTGCCCCATTGATCCACGTGCTTTTTCAAGAAGACATAGGGTTGGAGGAGGGTCTCCTTACCACTGTCCACAGCTATACGGCTACACAGAAAGCGGTGGATAGTCCCTCAAAAAGGGATTGGAAGGGAGGGCGCTCAGCAGCAATTAACATTATCCCAGCTACTACTGGGGCAGCAGAGGCTGTTGCCTTTGTAATTCCAGAGGTTCAAGGCAAGCTTACTGGTATGGCGTTTCGTGTCCCAACACCCACGGTTTCTGTAGTTGACCTCACCGTACGTACATCTAGAGAGACTAGTTACCGAGAAATTTGCGATGCTATGAGGAGAGCAAGCAAGACCTATTTGAGTGGCATCTTGGCTACTACTAGCGATGAGGTAGTCAGTAGCGATTTCATTCATGATACTCGTTCTAGCATTTTTGATGCTGGATCTGGTATTGAACTAAATAGCAGATTCTTTAAGCTCATCAGCTGGTACGACAATGAGTGGGGTTACTCAAATCGATGTGTGGATTTGCTGCGTCATATTGGTAATGTAGACTCCGGTGGCTGCTAA
- a CDS encoding DR2241 family protein translates to MAPVLLLNLDTFHTLLQSCLEGEITQIGQVTFTKGLCLFHTEDAARSDLCVYTEPEAAGEIARFDDVGQYRPLKSAPNLRHGWELRLSSIKELHVAIDFLYPAALGLWLSLLRRQLVGTSLRRTLERQSGMYRIAVRTTDEQAKGLIRDFCEKKCLRKILWGIHCSAVAWQEESNVHKIPLLCSEACNLFVAAARRVVKAAAATP, encoded by the coding sequence GTGGCTCCTGTTCTCCTCCTAAACCTTGATACTTTCCATACCCTACTGCAATCTTGCTTGGAGGGAGAGATCACACAAATTGGGCAAGTAACGTTTACTAAAGGCTTGTGCCTTTTTCACACGGAAGACGCTGCTCGCAGCGACTTGTGTGTATACACAGAGCCAGAGGCCGCAGGAGAGATTGCAAGATTTGACGATGTGGGTCAATACCGCCCTCTAAAAAGCGCTCCAAATCTGCGTCACGGTTGGGAGCTGAGGTTATCTTCCATTAAAGAACTCCATGTAGCAATAGACTTTCTTTATCCTGCAGCTTTGGGCCTGTGGCTGTCCTTGCTAAGAAGGCAGTTAGTTGGAACTTCACTTCGAAGAACTTTAGAACGCCAAAGTGGGATGTATCGTATTGCAGTAAGAACTACCGATGAGCAGGCAAAAGGGCTCATCCGAGACTTTTGCGAAAAAAAGTGCCTGCGCAAAATCTTATGGGGGATCCATTGCTCTGCAGTAGCCTGGCAAGAGGAAAGCAATGTTCACAAGATTCCATTGCTTTGTTCAGAGGCTTGCAACCTATTTGTTGCAGCAGCACGGCGTGTGGTAAAGGCAGCAGCTGCCACCCCATGA
- a CDS encoding amidohydrolase family protein — protein sequence MRRLRARMALTPDGPIENAAVITKAERIAAVGPFSDLASIQVEEEIDLGEQLLLPGLINAHCHLEYTIMGRSIAPTDCFTQWIQSLNSLKKSCTNEDYLAAVKVGLGELSRWGVTSVFNTASHLIPPPHLPPLSPRIWWFFELMDIRSRVRMEALLGTVAPFLRGRSQWIGGVGLAPHAPYTVSAALYRCIRFCAERYAIPVSTHLAETSEELEMFRDGVGPLFEFLQGLGRNMLDCGKKSPVALLLEEKLVPTSVMLVHMNYLEEDDWAIMHNHRGFCVIHCPKTHAYFGREKFHFDRLRQYGITTCLGTDSLASNNSLNLFEEMRLFLHEHPYVTEQEVFKMVTVYPAKAVGQAHRIGRVVPGAYADLIAIPYVGGQADSYSAIIGHHHPIVWRMIHGNLFPDS from the coding sequence ATGAGGCGTCTCCGTGCCCGCATGGCACTAACTCCAGATGGACCCATTGAAAATGCTGCTGTGATAACAAAAGCAGAAAGGATAGCAGCTGTCGGCCCCTTCAGCGATTTAGCCTCTATACAAGTGGAAGAGGAAATAGACCTTGGTGAGCAGCTTCTGCTGCCTGGACTGATCAACGCCCACTGCCACCTGGAATACACTATCATGGGACGTTCCATCGCCCCCACGGATTGTTTTACACAATGGATACAAAGCCTTAATTCCTTGAAAAAGTCCTGTACTAACGAAGACTATTTGGCAGCTGTTAAAGTGGGCCTGGGGGAACTTTCTAGATGGGGTGTCACTTCAGTTTTTAACACTGCTTCCCATCTAATCCCCCCCCCGCATTTGCCACCATTGTCTCCTCGCATTTGGTGGTTCTTTGAGCTGATGGACATCCGGTCTCGTGTTCGTATGGAGGCTCTCCTTGGTACAGTAGCCCCGTTTCTCAGAGGGCGCTCCCAATGGATTGGTGGAGTCGGCCTTGCGCCTCACGCTCCTTATACCGTCTCAGCTGCCCTTTATCGTTGTATTAGGTTCTGTGCGGAGAGATACGCAATTCCGGTCAGTACCCACCTTGCTGAAACATCTGAGGAACTAGAGATGTTTCGCGATGGTGTGGGTCCCCTCTTCGAGTTCCTACAAGGACTGGGACGCAACATGCTGGACTGCGGAAAGAAATCGCCTGTCGCCCTTTTACTGGAAGAAAAACTCGTACCCACGAGCGTAATGCTTGTACATATGAACTATCTAGAAGAAGACGATTGGGCGATTATGCATAATCACCGAGGTTTTTGTGTCATCCATTGTCCAAAAACTCATGCTTACTTTGGGAGGGAAAAATTCCATTTTGACCGTTTGAGGCAGTATGGCATTACTACTTGTCTAGGCACAGACAGCCTGGCTAGCAATAATTCACTAAACTTGTTTGAGGAAATGCGGCTCTTTCTGCATGAACATCCTTATGTAACTGAGCAAGAAGTATTTAAGATGGTCACAGTTTACCCAGCAAAGGCAGTTGGACAAGCACATAGGATAGGAAGGGTTGTTCCAGGCGCATACGCTGACCTAATTGCAATTCCTTATGTGGGAGGACAAGCAGACTCGTATTCGGCAATAATAGGCCATCATCACCCCATTGTATGGAGGATGATCCATGGGAACTTGTTTCCAGACTCGTAA
- a CDS encoding D-alanyl-D-alanine carboxypeptidase family protein, with protein sequence MSACTLAAISAFPVASANLPRRDPITVNRQDSFPGASPPILTAKAVVLFDAHTGVILFRQNETQPRQVASTQKLLTALIVAENGDLDKPIVIKRSDAMEPPLKLGLRSGETYTRRALLTAMLMKSANDAAAALARDNARSTAAFAEKMNRRMVELHGNTSHFVNPNGLPLNGQYSTARDMASVARAVYAHPLLRGIVNCRTYHFRLNNGKIKILCNTNCLLKYSFCNGMKTGYTRGAGHCLIASGKWKEREVIAVILGVSVRSRIWKEAQSLLIYGLGMRPEEIAAARLVSSSRARAHAAAFKPKRLFWRW encoded by the coding sequence ATGTCAGCCTGCACTCTCGCAGCGATTTCTGCTTTCCCGGTAGCCAGTGCAAATCTTCCTCGGAGGGATCCAATTACTGTTAACAGACAAGATTCTTTTCCAGGTGCCAGTCCTCCGATTCTTACCGCAAAGGCGGTAGTGTTATTTGACGCCCATACGGGTGTAATACTTTTTAGACAAAACGAGACTCAACCTAGACAAGTTGCTAGCACCCAAAAGCTTCTTACCGCTTTGATTGTCGCGGAAAATGGAGATCTAGATAAACCCATAGTCATCAAAAGATCTGATGCCATGGAACCTCCTCTTAAGCTAGGTCTACGATCCGGGGAAACATACACTCGCCGGGCGCTCCTTACTGCAATGTTAATGAAAAGCGCGAACGATGCGGCTGCCGCTCTAGCACGAGATAATGCGCGTAGTACAGCAGCCTTTGCAGAAAAAATGAACCGGCGCATGGTTGAGTTACATGGCAACACCTCCCATTTTGTCAACCCTAATGGCCTGCCACTAAACGGACAATACTCCACTGCACGAGACATGGCCTCTGTTGCAAGGGCTGTGTACGCCCACCCTCTCCTACGGGGAATTGTCAACTGCCGCACCTACCACTTTCGCCTCAACAATGGAAAAATTAAAATTCTCTGCAACACTAATTGCCTTCTAAAATATTCTTTTTGCAACGGAATGAAGACTGGGTACACTAGGGGCGCTGGCCATTGCCTAATCGCAAGTGGCAAATGGAAGGAGAGAGAGGTAATTGCAGTGATTCTTGGGGTATCTGTGCGCTCGAGAATATGGAAAGAAGCACAAAGCTTGCTAATCTATGGATTGGGAATGCGGCCCGAGGAAATTGCTGCTGCACGGCTCGTCTCCTCGTCTAGAGCAAGGGCTCATGCCGCTGCCTTCAAACCCAAAAGACTGTTTTGGCGATGGTGA
- the pdxH gene encoding pyridoxamine 5'-phosphate oxidase, with translation MKEKSFTDERKDYRLGRLRKKDLSSDPIDQFYLWLNEAFVAKIAEPTAMSLATVGLDGSPLLRTVLLKRVDHRGFIFFTNLKSRKASQLQKNATAALLFPWLLLERQVIITGRAQPLSSTEASEYFLSRPRKSQLSTWASPQSQIVPSRTYLEREWEIIESKFGEGEIPVPPFWGGFCVTPQTIEFWQGGQHRLHDRLQYRKDTQNVWIIDRLAP, from the coding sequence ATGAAGGAAAAGAGTTTCACAGATGAACGGAAGGATTATCGTCTTGGACGGTTGCGAAAAAAGGACCTATCCTCTGATCCTATAGACCAATTTTACCTCTGGCTTAATGAGGCCTTCGTCGCAAAGATAGCAGAGCCAACTGCAATGAGCCTAGCTACCGTTGGCCTAGATGGAAGCCCACTCCTTCGAACCGTTTTGCTAAAGAGAGTAGACCACCGCGGTTTTATATTTTTTACCAATCTGAAGAGCCGCAAAGCTAGCCAGCTGCAAAAGAATGCGACTGCCGCGCTGTTGTTTCCTTGGCTACTCTTGGAACGCCAAGTCATCATTACTGGAAGGGCTCAGCCATTATCTTCCACAGAAGCCTCTGAATATTTTCTCTCCCGTCCCCGTAAGAGTCAGCTCTCCACCTGGGCATCCCCCCAAAGCCAAATTGTCCCTTCCCGGACGTACCTAGAAAGAGAGTGGGAAATCATTGAGAGCAAATTTGGAGAGGGAGAAATCCCAGTACCTCCCTTTTGGGGTGGCTTTTGTGTGACTCCGCAAACAATTGAATTCTGGCAGGGTGGGCAGCATCGCCTTCATGATCGCTTACAGTATAGAAAAGATACTCAGAATGTTTGGATAATCGATCGCCTTGCTCCGTGA
- a CDS encoding phosphoglycerate kinase yields MAAKLSIRHLSVRGKRVLVRVDFNVPIEGSCVTDDTRIVESLPTLLFLREKRARIILLAHLGRPGGKPVAGLSLEPVFKHLRKLLDDSRNIFFCPECIGPLAEAAVLALKDGDILLLENVRFHAGEEANNSTFSAELAQLGEIYINDAFGAAHRAHASTVGISSHLPFSATGLLVEKELYYLQGQLESPKRPFLVLLGGSKVSDKIGVIEALMERADKFLIGGAMAYTFLKVQGIPVGDSLVEVDDFGLAGKLLTLSKDSGVELLLPLDAVETLEIQPGAVCRNTPVFSQRRGVTRGWIGVDIGVKTRALYSAEIARAATILWNGPLGVFEIREFSSGTRIAAEAIAANSLSVSIIGGGDSVAAVRSFDLGNKMTFLSTGGGASLRLLEGRPLPGIDTLTEKK; encoded by the coding sequence GTGGCTGCTAAGCTCTCTATCCGCCACCTCAGCGTTCGTGGGAAGCGCGTACTGGTCCGCGTGGACTTTAATGTACCTATTGAGGGCTCTTGCGTCACCGATGACACGCGCATCGTGGAGAGCTTGCCGACGCTACTCTTTTTAAGGGAGAAAAGAGCACGCATCATTTTGTTAGCCCATCTTGGGCGTCCTGGGGGTAAGCCGGTTGCAGGATTATCTCTCGAGCCGGTGTTTAAACATCTTCGAAAGCTGCTCGATGACAGCAGGAATATCTTCTTTTGTCCAGAGTGTATAGGTCCACTTGCTGAAGCAGCAGTGCTTGCACTGAAAGATGGTGACATTCTTCTTTTAGAGAACGTCCGTTTCCATGCTGGGGAAGAGGCAAACAATTCCACGTTCTCTGCAGAACTTGCTCAGCTCGGAGAGATCTATATCAACGACGCTTTTGGCGCTGCTCACCGTGCTCATGCCTCAACTGTAGGTATATCCTCCCATCTTCCTTTTTCCGCCACTGGTCTACTTGTAGAAAAGGAACTTTATTATTTGCAGGGACAGCTCGAAAGCCCAAAGAGACCCTTCTTAGTCCTACTAGGGGGTTCAAAAGTATCAGACAAGATTGGCGTTATTGAAGCCCTTATGGAAAGGGCAGACAAATTTCTAATTGGGGGGGCTATGGCTTATACCTTTTTAAAGGTTCAAGGAATACCAGTTGGGGATAGCCTGGTAGAGGTAGATGATTTTGGTCTTGCTGGAAAGCTCCTGACCCTATCAAAGGATAGTGGTGTCGAGTTACTCCTTCCACTAGATGCTGTTGAGACCCTAGAAATCCAACCTGGAGCAGTCTGTAGGAACACCCCCGTTTTCTCTCAGAGAAGGGGTGTTACTCGCGGTTGGATTGGGGTAGATATTGGAGTAAAAACGCGAGCTCTTTACTCCGCAGAGATTGCACGCGCGGCTACCATTTTATGGAACGGCCCTCTGGGCGTTTTTGAGATCCGAGAATTTTCCTCCGGGACACGTATTGCTGCAGAAGCAATTGCTGCCAACTCTCTATCTGTCTCCATAATAGGGGGAGGAGATTCTGTCGCTGCAGTGAGAAGTTTTGATCTAGGAAATAAAATGACTTTCCTCTCCACAGGAGGTGGGGCTTCCTTAAGGCTCCTGGAAGGACGCCCTTTGCCCGGTATTGACACACTTACAGAGAAAAAATAG
- a CDS encoding ATP-dependent helicase: MYPYGNAFWASLNTQQMAAVRAKAGASLVIAGAGSGKTRTLTYRVAWLLERGIPAKNILLLTFTNKAAREMLERVAALVPQRSNGIWGGTFHSVGNRILRAHAGRIGFRQEFSILDREDQQKMIASLIKEEGLRAADKRFPKAEVLSAIFSLAVNAVGSISAILERHYPYFIVLAEQIERIATLFRRRKYEANSMDFDDLLSKPLELLEGCKDIAEFYGEKFSHILVDEYQDINQLQSKFVERLAARHGNIMAVGDDAQSIYSWRGAHFKTILDFPKRHPGASIFRIETNHRSTPEILSVADIVICANKNQFKKTLAAVRPSRGNKPTLASLSTSAEQASFVTERIVGLQEKGVPLGEVAVLYRAHYHSMEVQLEFTRQAIPFSITSGLRFFEQAHIKDVLSFVKFAVNSRDELAFKRMVQLLPGVGTKSAAFLWKEAATLLRRGCNFPPLSKLKIPLKSKRTWSQLTYLLEGSNSSLSSPASLIETILLTIYGDYMKAHFPDYGTRQEDIRTLIAFAQNFENCEDFLSQLALLGAGDTASKTPLSCRPERVTLSSIHQAKGLEWRVVFLIWLAEGMFPNARSLENSEDLEEERRLFYVGITRCKDELYLSYPRSGLGGAYGEVFYSPSQFLRGIPQWIVDRL, translated from the coding sequence ATGTACCCCTACGGAAATGCTTTTTGGGCTAGTCTCAATACCCAGCAAATGGCTGCTGTGAGAGCTAAAGCGGGAGCTAGTTTGGTGATTGCTGGAGCAGGGAGTGGAAAGACTCGCACCTTGACTTATCGAGTAGCCTGGCTATTAGAGCGGGGGATTCCGGCAAAAAATATCCTTCTTTTGACGTTTACCAACAAAGCTGCAAGAGAAATGCTTGAGCGTGTGGCTGCTTTGGTTCCGCAGAGAAGTAACGGCATTTGGGGAGGGACATTTCATTCTGTCGGGAATCGCATCCTCCGGGCCCATGCAGGTAGGATTGGGTTCCGCCAGGAATTTTCTATCCTTGATCGTGAGGATCAACAGAAGATGATTGCCTCCTTAATAAAGGAGGAAGGATTACGCGCTGCAGACAAGCGTTTCCCGAAAGCAGAAGTACTTTCTGCAATCTTCAGCCTGGCGGTTAACGCTGTGGGATCTATCTCAGCTATTTTAGAGCGTCATTACCCTTATTTTATTGTTCTGGCAGAACAGATTGAGCGTATAGCTACTTTATTTAGGAGACGCAAATATGAAGCCAATTCCATGGATTTCGATGATCTGCTTTCTAAGCCACTAGAGCTACTGGAGGGATGCAAAGATATCGCGGAGTTTTACGGGGAAAAATTTTCCCACATCCTGGTGGACGAGTACCAAGACATCAATCAACTTCAGTCTAAATTCGTAGAGCGACTAGCCGCCAGACACGGAAACATCATGGCGGTGGGGGATGACGCACAGTCCATTTACTCCTGGAGAGGAGCGCACTTTAAGACCATCTTAGACTTTCCCAAACGCCACCCAGGCGCTTCTATCTTTCGGATAGAAACCAACCACCGTAGTACCCCAGAAATTCTCTCCGTAGCCGATATAGTAATTTGTGCCAACAAAAACCAGTTCAAAAAAACATTAGCTGCAGTACGCCCCTCCAGAGGAAATAAGCCAACTTTAGCGTCGCTTTCCACAAGCGCTGAGCAGGCCTCCTTCGTGACCGAACGTATCGTCGGTTTGCAGGAAAAAGGCGTGCCCCTTGGCGAGGTAGCAGTCCTGTATCGCGCTCATTATCACTCAATGGAGGTTCAACTGGAATTTACCCGTCAAGCTATCCCTTTTTCTATCACAAGCGGGCTGCGATTTTTTGAGCAAGCCCATATTAAGGATGTACTATCATTTGTGAAATTTGCAGTAAATTCGAGAGACGAACTTGCCTTCAAACGCATGGTTCAATTGCTTCCCGGTGTTGGGACAAAGTCCGCAGCATTTCTCTGGAAAGAGGCTGCCACTCTTCTTAGAAGAGGATGTAATTTTCCCCCTCTATCTAAGCTAAAGATTCCACTAAAATCCAAACGAACCTGGTCTCAGCTAACTTATCTCCTAGAGGGCTCAAATTCTTCTCTGTCATCTCCTGCATCCCTAATCGAGACAATTCTACTTACCATCTACGGGGATTATATGAAGGCACACTTCCCCGATTATGGTACTAGACAGGAAGATATTCGCACCCTGATAGCATTTGCACAGAACTTCGAGAATTGTGAAGACTTTCTTTCTCAACTTGCCCTACTTGGAGCTGGAGATACTGCTAGCAAGACCCCACTCTCCTGTAGACCTGAAAGAGTGACTCTATCTTCTATCCATCAAGCTAAAGGATTAGAATGGAGAGTTGTTTTCTTGATTTGGCTGGCGGAAGGCATGTTTCCTAATGCACGTTCCCTAGAAAATTCAGAAGACCTGGAGGAAGAGCGACGGTTATTCTACGTCGGTATAACACGTTGTAAGGATGAGCTTTATCTCAGCTACCCTAGGTCTGGTTTAGGGGGAGCTTACGGCGAAGTTTTCTATTCTCCCTCCCAATTTCTTCGGGGTATCCCACAATGGATCGTAGACCGACTGTAA
- a CDS encoding PfkB family carbohydrate kinase, with protein sequence MPVLIVGSIAIDHVKTPYKEKQNLLGGSASYAAIAASFFSPVQLVGVVGEDFPEKYRSLLASRLVSLEGLQIAKGKTFRWSGIYHSNMDRRTTLATRPNVLQNFSPTLPEVYQTTPYVLLANVAPSLQHHTLDQVKSPLFVVASTMDFWIKKAKKALLSLLRRVNMLIVNEHEVQELTGATNLICAGHLILKMGPEFVVLSKGEHGALLFSKSSLFSCPAYPLETVYDPTGAGDTFAGGVIGYLASICNEKNSSKITFEKLRLAVVYGTILASFSVEAFSLGRLHALTQPDIEKRYNSLHALSQFP encoded by the coding sequence ATGCCTGTACTTATTGTGGGGTCTATCGCCATAGACCACGTCAAAACGCCTTACAAAGAAAAGCAGAATCTTCTGGGTGGTTCCGCATCTTATGCCGCTATTGCAGCTAGTTTTTTTTCACCAGTACAACTTGTAGGAGTTGTGGGTGAAGATTTTCCAGAGAAATACCGGAGTTTACTAGCCTCCAGATTGGTTAGCCTAGAAGGACTACAGATTGCAAAAGGAAAAACCTTCCGGTGGTCTGGAATCTACCATAGCAACATGGACCGACGGACGACACTTGCCACAAGGCCAAATGTGCTTCAAAATTTTTCCCCAACCCTTCCTGAAGTCTACCAGACCACTCCGTATGTGCTGTTGGCCAATGTTGCACCCAGCCTCCAGCACCATACCCTAGATCAAGTGAAGTCTCCCCTCTTTGTCGTGGCAAGCACCATGGATTTTTGGATAAAAAAGGCCAAGAAGGCTCTGCTGTCCCTACTAAGACGCGTGAACATGCTCATTGTCAATGAGCACGAAGTGCAAGAGTTGACTGGGGCAACAAACCTAATATGTGCCGGTCATCTTATTCTGAAGATGGGACCAGAGTTTGTGGTTCTCAGCAAGGGGGAACACGGAGCTTTGCTTTTCAGCAAAAGTTCCCTCTTCAGCTGTCCAGCATATCCGTTGGAAACAGTCTACGATCCCACCGGTGCTGGAGATACTTTCGCAGGTGGGGTGATAGGCTACCTCGCTAGTATCTGCAACGAAAAAAATTCTTCCAAAATTACTTTTGAAAAGCTGCGTTTGGCTGTTGTCTACGGCACAATCCTAGCTAGCTTCAGCGTTGAAGCCTTCAGTTTAGGGCGTTTGCACGCACTCACTCAGCCAGACATAGAGAAGCGGTACAATTCTCTTCACGCTCTGAGCCAATTTCCTTAA